In the genome of uncultured Paludibaculum sp., the window AGATGTATGACCGGTTGTGTGAACTCACCGGGCAGCGGCAGGATCCGTGCGTGCTGGACACCTTTGTCTGCGCCGTCGCGCAGGCGAAGGATCCCAACCTGCCGGCCGAGCAGCGGAACTGGTGGTATTGGAGCCGCGTACGGAAGGGGCAGATTCGATGATCGGCGTCCATCTGGAGGCGCGGACGGTAACGGTCCGAAAGATGGCCAAACCCCGGCGACCGAAGGGCTCGGCGCTGATCCGGCTAATTTGCGGCGGCATCTGCAATACCGACATCGAACTCCTGCGGGGGTACTACGGATTCAAAGGGACGCCCGGGCACGAGTTCGTGGGCGAGGTGGTGGAGAGCGACGATGCGCGCTGGGTGGGGCGGCGCGTGGTGGGCGAGATCAATTTGCCTTGCGGGCACTGCGAGTGGTGCGCGCGAGGCCTGGGGCGCCACTGCCCTACGCGGACCGTACTGGGCATTGTGAGACATGCCGGAGCGTTTCGCGAGTATCTGACGCTGCCGGAAGGCAACTTGCGGGCGGTTCCCGCGAAGGTGAAGACCGAGCACGCCGTGTTCACCGAACCGATTGCCGCCGCCTGCGAGATTCTCGATCAGGTCAGGATGCCGCGCGGGGCCACGGTCGCCGTGTTGGGCGACGGGAAGCTCGGCCTGCTGGTTGGGCAGGTGCTCCGCTGTTCCGGCCTCGAAGTGCATCAGTATGGGCGGCACAGGGACAAGCTCCAAGTGGCCGAAGCAGCGGGGATTGATGCGAGATTATCGAACAAATTGCCGGCGGCGGCGTATGACTATGTGGTGGAAGCAACCGGCTCCAGCGAAGGTCTGATGCAGGCCGTGAGGATGACCCGCCCGCGCGGCACCATTGTCATGAAGTCAACGGTCCATGGCGCGGTGGCGCTGGACGCGGCTCCGGTGATCGTGAACGAGATCACCCTGGTGGGTTCACGCTGCGGCCGGTTTGAACCGGCATTGAAACTACTCCAGAGCAATAAATTACAATTGGACCGGATGATCTCGGATGAATTTCCGTTGGCCGAGTCGCCAAGGGCGTTCGCACGAGCGCAGGAACGTGGTGTTTTGAAGGTCCTTTTACGAGGTTCATAAGATGTTTTCCCTGATTGCGTTGGCGA includes:
- a CDS encoding alcohol dehydrogenase catalytic domain-containing protein; the encoded protein is MIGVHLEARTVTVRKMAKPRRPKGSALIRLICGGICNTDIELLRGYYGFKGTPGHEFVGEVVESDDARWVGRRVVGEINLPCGHCEWCARGLGRHCPTRTVLGIVRHAGAFREYLTLPEGNLRAVPAKVKTEHAVFTEPIAAACEILDQVRMPRGATVAVLGDGKLGLLVGQVLRCSGLEVHQYGRHRDKLQVAEAAGIDARLSNKLPAAAYDYVVEATGSSEGLMQAVRMTRPRGTIVMKSTVHGAVALDAAPVIVNEITLVGSRCGRFEPALKLLQSNKLQLDRMISDEFPLAESPRAFARAQERGVLKVLLRGS
- a CDS encoding helix-hairpin-helix domain-containing protein translates to MADLRKLKDLDGIGPKMLKDFELLGIANIDQLKKHSGRKMYDRLCELTGQRQDPCVLDTFVCAVAQAKDPNLPAEQRNWWYWSRVRKGQIR